The Rouxiella sp. WC2420 region TTCTTGAGCCAGAAAGGTTTTTTGCACAGATGCCACGTTCTCACCCTAATTTGGATACGAAAAGGAAATCATCAACGTAAGACAAATCGGGGCCAGCATCGCCGCCCCGATCCATAGCAATCAGTAACCGCTGCCGGATTTCTGCCCCTGATGTCCCAGCGTGGTCAGCAGACTCGCCAACAGGCTTGAGGCACCAAAACGGAAATGGCGGGCATCGGCCCATTCGCGACCAAGAATGTTATCGGCCAGCGCCAGATATTGCGCGGCATCTTCAGCAGTTTTCACGCCACCCGCCGGTTTGAAACCCACCGACTGAGCAACGTTCATGTCTTTAATCACCTGGAGCATCAGCTCGGCGCTTTGCAGCGTGGCGTTTTCCGGCACTTTACCGGTCGACGTTTTGATAAAGTCTGCACCCGCGCCAATCGCAATCTCGGAAGCTTTGCGAATTAGCGATTCCTGCTTCAGCTCACCGGTTTCGATGATCACTTTCAGCAAAATATTGGCGGCATGACAGGCTTCGGCACACTGTTTAACTAATTCGAATCCGACCTTTTCATTACCGGCAATCAGCGCGCGGTAAGGGAACACCACGTCAACTTCATCAGCGCCATAGGCAATCGCCGCGCGGGTCTCGGTGACGGCGATCTCGATATCATCGTTGCCGTGCGGGAAGTTAGTCACCGTGGCGATGCGTATCTCTGGAGTGCCCTGATCGCGCAGCGTTTTGCGAGCAATCGGAATAAAACGCGGATAAATACAGATTGCGGCCGTGTTGCCAGCCGGGCTTTTCGCCATTTCGCACAAGGCAATAACTTTGGCATCGGTATCGTCATTGTTCAGGGTGGTCAAATCCATCAGACTCAGCGCACGCTGCGCCGCTGCGGTTAAATCAGTCATATAACTCTCCAAAATTTCAGTTCTGACAGGCCGTCAGCGCTGTGCATACAGCCGCAAATGTTTTGACTGAATACGCCAGAAACACTCCCTCATTTTGGCGAGCAGACAGAGGCAATCACCCACCTGTTGAGACTATTTGAACAGGTTTGCGCCATTTATGGTGTGCAGTATTTCACACAAAATGAAAATTGATTGCAACGTTACTCAAAAAAATGAGATCTAAATCACATTTAGAGGCCGTTTGCCCAGTCTTGGGCAGTGATAAAAGTGTATACCTCAACCATGACAACTGTGGCATGACAACTGTAAATCGAGGGATAACTCTTGATAGAGAGAATAGTAACTCAATGCGCGATGTTATTTAAATAACATTTAAGGCAATAGCCGAGATATCACTCACAGGAATATAATAAAAATCCTTCTCGGGCGCGAGAAAAAATCTCGAGGAGAATGTTATTTAAATAACATTTAAGCTAGAAGATTGAACACTCGCCGTGTGTTTTTCATCAGCGCATCAGCAATTTTTTCTGTAGATTCAGCCCTTAACTCACACAGCGCCTTAAACACTTGCGCCGCGCGCTCCGGGCGATTTGGCTGGCCTTGAAAACCCTGCAATGGCATATCGGGGGCGTCAGTTTCCAGCAATAAACACGACAGCGGCAGTTGCGCCATGACTTGCCGGGTTTTGTGCGCCCTTTCATAAGTGATAGTGCCACCTACGCCGATTGCAAAACCAAGGCGCACAAAGGCTTGAGCCTGAGAAAGACTGCCCGCGAATCCGTGCACCACTCCAGTTGCGGGCAAGTCGGCTTTACGCAGCATGGCAGAAAGCGGGTCGTGGGTACGCCGTGAATGCAGGATTAGCGGCAGGTCATGCAGTTTTGCCAGCTTGAATTGCTCTTTCAGCAGCCACTGCTGCTTCTCGAAATCGGGATTTTCCATATATAAATCCAGCCCGGTTTCGCCAATCGCCACCAGCTTATTGTCTCGCGTTGCAAGATGTTCGGTCAGGCTCGCCAGAGAGGCTTCGTTGTGACGCTCAATACAGATAGGATGCAGGCCCAGAGCGGCAAAGACCTGGGGATGATCTTTGGCAAGCATCAATATTCGCTCAAAGCGATCGGCTTCTACCGCAGGCACAATCAATTGATTCACTCCTGCTTCTCCGGCGAGTTGCAGGCTGTGTGTCTCATTACCGGTGAACGGGGGGAAATCAAAATGGCAGTGGGTATCGATAAAATCCGGCTTCACAACTTGTCCCCTTCTCCTTCTATTCCTTTGGCGGCCACAGTGGGATCAACCTTAAATGGCGGATCGGCAACCACGCTGTCTGCTATCGGGCTGATAACCACCCGCGCAGCTTCATCCTTAAAGGCGCTAAGAGCGGGACGAACCGTATTATCGAGATTGATATCGGCCAACGCAATCTGGTCAGGCAAAATCTGATCAACCTCAATAGACTCGCGCTGATTCAAATCAGACTGATTCGCGGCAGCACTGACCGGCAGCTCGATTTCTGGCGAGACAGTTGGCGGCACAATAATGCTCGGCCTTCTGATCGGACGCGGCGTCATGATTGGCATCGGCTGATCTTTTTCACGCGGCAACAACCAGTGTGAAGCAATCGACAGGAAATAGCGCGCACAGCGGCGACCCAAATGATAATCCTGATTCAGCGCCGGTAAACGGCTGCCTAAAGCATGACTCGCCAACGGTTTCGGCGGGAAAATCTCGAAGATACGCAGGTCGCCCGGCGGATTCTCGATAAACTGCTGAATACGGTAATAGCTTTGCTCGTGATGCTGCACCATATGCACCAACTGTTGCAGGCTGCTTTCACTCAGCCACTGCTCCATACGCTTCATCCACTGCGGCGTATAAAACATTGCAGAAGGTACGGTGCGGATCACCACAATTGTGTCGGCTCCGCGGCGATAGGCCTCTTCGACCGGAATTGCATCACTGATCCCGCCATCCTGATAGCTGACTCCGTCGAGATCAACGCCCATGCGGTAAAAACCGGGGATCGCACTCGAAGCTTTAATGACTGGCAGCCAGCTTTCACGCGTTGGGGCAAAATAATTTGGAGTGTAATCGTCGCTACGGCAGGCACACATCAGAAATTCACGTCCGTCGATCAGCAATTTCTCAGCCGAATCAATGGCCAGCGGCATACTTTGGGAGATAGCGTCGATGTACCAATCGAGATCAATCAGGTGTCCGCCACGTACAAAACGTAGAGGATTAAAAAATTGCGGACTGGTGGTATAACGTGTGATTACCCGCCGAGCATAGCCAGCTTGACCACAAACATAAGCAGAAAGGTTTTGAGCACCGGCAGAAGTGCCGATTAAAAGATCGAATGGATTGAAGCCCGCCCGTTGAAATTCGTCGAGCACGCCTGCGGTGAAAATACCCCGTTGGCCACCGCCCTCACAAACCAGTGCGATTTTACCAGGTAAATAGGGTTTATAAGCCAGGGGTTCGATATTTCCCAGCGTGACCGGAATTCTATATCCCAACAGAGGTTCCTCAACAATATTGATTCTATGATGAGCATACTCCGTCTTTTCCCGATCGGTAATGTTCTTGCAAAATCCCGGAGATTAAATCGTTACTTCCTGTTAACCATTTGCCCCGCCATTCATTGTCAGGGCTAAAAAATAACGTCAGGCTCTTCCTTGTACTTCCCTGTGCCTTTAATAACGTTACTCTTTATTAATCTCCGGGATATATCAGATAAATAATTTATCTTTTAACAGTATCACTGCCTGAAACTCTATAAGGGCTATAAGCGCTTACGGCCGGTAAACAGGCTGACCAGGAACAGAATGATACCGACTACGAAGACTACTTTTGCAGCCCAGGCCGCTGTACCTGCCAGTCCACCGAAGCCCAACGCTGCCGCGATTAACGCGATGACAAGAAATATAATACCCCAACGAAACATAAGCTTCTCCTTACCCTATATTAAATTTTCGTCCGTTATTCGCTGATGTAATGCGTCCTGAATAACGGTTGATAACTGTAGATACATTTATTTGAAGTACAGTATTAAAGATAGCTCGGAATTTCAAAAATGGACGGAAACCCAGTGATTTTTCACGTAAATAATCCGTCAGTATTCTTTTTTTGTGACTCGTGGTGCTTAAGACATTCTTCAGCTAACTTCGGTAATCAGATGTTGCCCATCGCTGAGATGAGCAACATTATCAATCAACGATATTAAGGCTGAACTTTCAGATCGTTCTTGACGCTCTTAACGCCACTCACGGTCTTGGCAACGCTTTCGGCGCGATCGGACTGAGCCTGATCTTTTACCGTACCTGACAGCTGAACTACGCCATCGGTGGTTTCAACTTTCACCATACGTGAAGGCACAAGGTCATCGGCCAGCAGTTTAGCTTTGATTGAAGTCGTGGTTGCAGTATCACCCGCATAACCGCCTACGGACTGCGTTTTGCTATCTTTGGTGTGAAGCTTGTCGCTGACGGATTTAACACCTTCAACTTTGGTTGCCACCGCGACGGCCTGTTCACCTTCGGCCTGAGAACCGACGAAACCGCTCAACGTCACGACGCCTTTGTTAGTTTTGACTGAAATATCAGTACTTTTGATCGCTTTATCATCAACCAGTGCGCTTTTTACTTTAGCGGTGGTTGCACTATCGCTCATGTAGCTATCAACTTTACTCATGGAGCTATCGATTTTTGCACCCGCAGAATCCGTTGTGCTATCTGTCGAAGCAGCCAACGCGCTACCGCTCATCAGGGCGGTACCCAGAACTACAGCCATCATTGAGTATGCAAAATTAGACTTTTTCATCGATTTCTTCCTTAACAGTTTGGCAGCTCATAATTTGAGAGCTGTTTCCGTCACATGGTCGTGACGACTTTAAGCTTTTACTGTGACCACATCACTGTGATATTTAAGCTGTAATGAATTAACAACTCAGCACAAGTCTCTACTTAGTATCGAAAGACCAGCGTTTACCACTGCCCTTCGTTGTGCGTTTATTAAATATAGCCGACGATGAGCAAAACTGTAGTAAGAATGGGTTATTTACCTGTAATACAGATAAGTCTGAGCATTATGGGCTATTTTTAGGCTAAAAAGCGCTAAAAACGCACAAACTAGTTTCCAAATGAAACTAATTTGCGATGCGAATGACGAAAAAAAAGACGGCACAGTGGCCGTCTTGATTGGTCGATAGTTGCCGCTAAAGGGCATCGTAAAGCAAATTAATGCTCACGCGTTTTACGGAAATCGACTTCAGGATAACGCTCTTTTGTCAGGTTAAGGTTAACCATTGATGGAGCAACGTAAGTGAGATTATCACCCCCGTCCAACGCCAGATTCACTTCACACTTGCGCTTGAAATCTTCAAATTTCTTCACGTCAGAGCATTCAACCCAGCGCGCCGTTGAAACGTTTACTGATTCGTAAATTGCTTCAACGTTGTATTCACTTTTCAGTCGCGCAACCACGACTTCAAACTGCAGCACACCCACCGCGCCAACGATCAGGTCGTTGTTGATCAGCGGACGGAACACCTGCACCGCGCCCTCTTCAGACAGCTGAACCAGACCTTTAAGCAACTGCTTTTGCTTCAACGGGTCACGCAGACGAATGCGGCGGAACAATTCAGGAGCAAAGTTCGGGATACCAGTGAACTTCATGTTTTCACCCTGAGTAAAGGTGTCGCCAATCTGAATGGTACCGTGGTTGTGCAGGCCGATAATATCGCCGGGGAAGGCCTCTTCAACGTGCGAGCGGTCACCCGCCATAAAGGTCAGCGCATCGGAAATTACCACGTCTTTACCGGTACGCACCTGGCGCAGTTTCATGCCTTTTTCGTATCGACCAGAAACGACGCGCATAAACGCCACGCGGTCACGGTGTTTCGGGTCCATGTTGGCCTGAATCTTAAACACGAAGCCGGTGAATTTCTCGTCGGCGGCCACGACTTCACGCACATCGGTATTACGTGGCTGAGGCGCAGGCGCCCACTCCACCAGACCGTCGAGCATGTGATCAACGCCAAAGTTACCCAACGCGGTGCCGAAGAAAACTGGGGTCAAATCGCCGCTGAGGAAGGCTTCGTGGTCAAATTCGTGCGATGCACCCTGCACCAGTTCCAGCTCGCTACGCAGCTGAATCGCCAGCTCTTCACCAATGGCAGCATCGAGATCAGGATTGCTTAACCCTTTAACAATGCGAACTTCCTGAATCGTGTGACCTTTACCCGTCTGATAAAGATAAGTTTCATCTTTATAGAGGTGATAAACGCCCTTGAACAGTTTGCCGCAGCCGATAGGCCAAGTAATCGGTGAACAGGCGATTTTCAGCTCGCGCTCAACTTCGTCCATCACTTCCATCGGGTCACGAATGTCGCGGTCAAGCTTGTTCATGAAGGTCAGGATCGGGGTATCGCGCAGACGGGTGACTTCCATCAGCTTACGGGTTCGATCCTCAACGCCTTTTGCGGCGTCGATAACCATCAGACAGCAGTCAACGGCGGTCAGAGTACGATAGGTATCTTCGGAGAAGTCTTCGTGTCCCGGGGTATCGAGCAGGTTAACCAGCGCATTGTGATACGGAAACTGCATCACCGAGGTGGTGATGGAGATGCCACGCTGCTTTTCCATTTCCATCCAGTCGGATTTCGCGTGGTTATTGGAACCACGGCCTTTTACCGTACCGGCGGTCTGAATAGCGTTTCCGAATAACAACACTTTTTCAGTAATGGTGGTTTTACCCGCATCGGGGTGCGAGATAATTGCGAAGGTGCGACGTTTGGCGACTTCGAGGGCGTATTCACTAGGAGACATGTTTTTCCACGTTTCTGCGGTTGTCCGCCCTGCATCGGTATTGATTTTAAGCCAGAACGGCATCAGGCAAAGCGGTAATAAAAGTTATAGCCGGCTATTTTCTATGATTTGGCAGGGATAGACAATCAATGCTTTTATATTCACTGCGCGCGAGCTGTAAAATCTTGGTCAGAAATGTCATTGCCACGATCGGCTGTGCTCAAAATCCGTGCCCTGTTCAGCCTGTTTACATCAAAATGTGATGAACATCACATATATTTTTTGCATAAGTTTTTTCCTTGCATTAAAAATACCTGTCCCATCACAAAACTGGCCTACGCCTTTCTGGATAATCGGCCAATAAAAGTTGTATCGCTACAAAATAGTGGTCTTGACCACTGATATTTAACCTTTTTGCGGGTTTTAACCTCTTATACATCACAAGGATGTATCTTAAATGACTAAAAGTAATCGATTGCTTCTCACCTGGATTAGCTTTTTCTCTTATGGACTCACCGGCGCGCTGGTGATTGTCACCGGCATGGTAATGGGCAACATTGCTGAATATTTTGGCCTGCCTGTTTCCAGCATGAGTAACACCTTTACCTTCCTCAATGCCGGTATTTTAATTGCTATCTTCCTCAATGCCTGGCTGATGGAAGTTATCCCATTGAAGCGTCAGCTGATTTTTGGCTTCGTGCTGATGGTGCTGGCGGTGGCTGGACTCATGCTAAGCAAAAATATCAGCGTATTTTCGCTGTGCATGTTTGTGCTTGGAATGGTGAGCGGCATTACAATGTCGATTGGCACCTTCCTTATTACCAGCATTTATGAAGGGCGTCAGCGCGGGTCGCGTCTGCTGTTTACTGACTCATTCTTTAGCATGGCGGGAATGATTTTCCCGGTAGTGGCGGGCATGTTGCTGGCGCGAAGCATCGGCTGGTACTGGGTCTATGCCTGCATCGGCGTGCTGTATCTGGCAATTTTTGTGCTGACTCTGATAGCCGATTTCCCGGTGCTGGGCAAGAAAGCTGAAACGCTGAGCAAGCCGGTCGAGAAAGAAAAATGGGGTGTTGGCGTATTATTTCTGTCGATTGCTGCGCTGTGTTACATCCTTGGCCAGCTGGGCTTTATTCAGTGGGTACCAGAATACGTTACGAAAACCTTTAACCTCGACATCAATCAGGCAGGCAAGCTGGTCAGCGATTTCTGGCTGTCTTATATGATTGGTATGTGGGTGTTTAGCGTGGTGCTGCGCTTCTTCGATTTGCAGCGCATCGTGACCCTGTTAACTCTGCTGGCGACAGTGGCGATGTACCTGTTTATCTCAACCACCAACGTCGATCATCTGACCTACGCGATTTTGGCTTTGGGCTTTGTTTCCAGCGCGATTTACACCACAATCATTACTTTAGGCTCTTTGCAGACCAAAGTATCTTCGCCGAAACTGGTTAACTTTATCCTGACCTGCGGCACCGTTGGCACCATGTTAACCTTTGTGGTTACCGGCCCGATTGTGGCAAAAAACGGTGCTCACGCAGCACTGGCAACCGCCAACGGCCTGTATCTGGTGGTATTCGTGATGTGTCTGATTCTAGGCTTGGTAACCAAACACAGAAGCCACGGCCACGAATAATTTTCCAAATTCAAGAAAGCAACAAGCGGGCGCAATGCCCGCTTTTTCAGCCAATCGGCAATGCCATGATAATGGCATCTTCGCGCCCGGAGGCCGCTGGATAGTAATTACGGCGAATCGAAACCTCGTTGAATCCCATACTCTCATACAGCGAAATTGCCCCACGATTGGAAGCGCGAACCTCCAGCCAAAGCGTAAACACGTCGCGAGTTTCAAGCTGAGCGAGAATTTCTTCGAGCAAAATACGCCCCAATCCCTGCCGTTGATAGGCGGGATCAATGGCAATATTAAACAGCGTGGCTTCGTCCAGCACGGTCTGCACAATCGCAAAACCTACCATTTTGCCCTGCTGTTCTAACTTGAGATTGATATAACGTTCGCCCTGATTAGTCGCAAACGTCTTTTCACTCCAGGGAAAGGCGTGGCTGGCCTGTTCAATCTCAAAGGCGCGCGTCAGATCCGCGGGGGTCAGGATAGAAATGTTGTTCATTTTCACAAATCTGCTGCCAGAGCGCGCGTTTGGCTCCAGCGTCTTGAGAAAGCTCGGCCAGCGCCGGGCTAGATAACTGCGCACCCGCGACCGTTAACGGTTCGCTAATGCCCAGTCGCCAGGTATTGCAGTGCGTGTCTTCCGGCAGCATCGCGACCTGCTCCGTTTGCAGGCAATAAACCTGCGAATCGTGCAGATTGAGGCTGCGGATCACGTCTTTTACCAATAAATCGCCTTCCAGCGGCAGCACGTCGGCAACAATTAACAGCTTTGTCTGGTCCGGCAGACTGACGGCCACTTCACCTTGTAAAACCGTGGGGCGACGCAGCGTCCACTGGGTTATTCCCAGCTGCTGTAATAGCCAGTCTCGTCTTGAAGCCATGCTTTTTCCTGCCCGTTGGCGACTCTTATAGCGCGCTATGCTAGCAAACACATCGAACCTGCGCCAATAAACCTCTATAATGCCGCCCATATTCCTGAGGAGCCTTATCTGATGTCAGCATTAACCCCGGCCAGTGAAGTCATACTGCGCCACAGCGATGATTTTACCGGCCGCCGCGTACTGTTCGCCGGCGATTTACAAGATGACCTGCCAGCCGATTTCGATGCTGAAAACGTGCGGGTCCATACCAATCAATATCACCACTGGCAAATGCTCAGCGCTTCATTGAAAGATGACGTGCAGTTTGGTCTGGTGGCGGATGCCGAGTTTATCGCTGCCAGCGATTTGCTGATTTATTACTGGCCGAAGAGCAAGCAGGAAGCCAAGTTCCAGCTGTTCAACCTGCTTTCTACCCTGCCACTGGGCATTGACGTGTTCGTGGTCGGTGAAAACCGCAGCGGCGTGCGCAGTGCGGAAGAAATCCTGTCTGAGTTCTGCCAGCTGGATAAAATTGACAGCGCCCGCCGCTGTGGCCTCTATCATGGCCGTCTGGAAAAGCAGCCAGAGTTCGACGCCGAAGACTGGTGGCAGACTTATATGGTCGAAGAAGTCACCATCAAAACCCTGCCAGGCGTATTCAGCCGAGAAGGTCTGGACAGCGGCAGCCTGCTGCTGATCAACAGCTTTGAAGAGCCAATTAAAGGCAAAGTGTTGGATATCGCCAGCGGTTCCGGCGTGCTGGCTTCTGTGCTGGCAACTTATTCGCCAAAAATGAAAGTCACCCTCAGTGATGTCGGTGCCGCCGCACTGGCCGCAAGCCGTGCTACGCTTGAAGCCAACGGGCTAACCGGCGAAGTGATTGCCAGTAATGTCTATTCCGACATCAAAGGCCGTTTCGACATGATCATTTCGAACCCGCCTTTCCACGAAGGCCTGCAAACCAGCCTGCACGCTTCCGAGCAGCTGATCCGCGGCGCAGTTAACCACCTGAATATTGGCGGAAAACTGCGTATCGTGGCTAACGCCTTCCTGCCTTATGCGGCGCTTTTAGACGCTACCTTCGGTAACCATGAAGTACTGGCGCAGAACGGCCGTTTCAAAGTGTACGAAGCCACCCGTGGCCGTCCGCCGCGCGACGATAAAAAGAAAAAGCGTTAATAATCAGAAAATTAATAGCTTATAGATTTCGAGCGACAGGAAGGCAGCAACTGAAGAAGTCTCCGGGAGCTTACATCAGTAAGTGACCGGGGCGACTGAGGACAGCGAACGCACCTGTGTTTGAAAGATATAGCGACAATAGCTTATAGATTTCGAGCGACAGGAAGGCAGCAACTGAAGAAGTCCCCGGGAGCTTACATCAGTAAGTGACCGGGGCGACTGAGGACAGCGAACGTACCTGTAGCTCGAAAGATATAGCTAGGAATTGCCAAGAATACGCATCATCTCTGCCGCATACCGCTGACCAGAAGCAGAGTGCAGAGGAAAAGCAGCTTCGATCGCCGCGAGTTCGGCTTCATTCAGGATGACATCAAGCGCGGCGATGTTCTCTTCAAGATAAATACGACGCTTTGTTCCCGGGATTGGCACAATGTTTTCCCCCTGTGCCAACACCCACGCCAACGCCAGTTGGGAAGGCTTCACGCCTTTCTCGCTGGCGAGTTCGGCCACTTTATCCGCCAACTGCAGATTTTTTTCGAAATTATCCCCCTGAAAACGCGGATTATGTTTGCGGAAATCATTGTCGGCTAAATCTTCAGGCGAACGAATGGTGCCAGTCAAAAAACCGCGGCCTAACGGGCTATAAGGTACAAAAGCAATCCCCAGACGCTCACAGGCTGGCAGGATGCTTTCTTCCACGTCGCGGCTCCACAGCGAGTATTCTGTTTGCAGCGCGCTAATCGGATGCACCTCGTGCGCCCGCTCAAGCGTGGCGGTACCCACCTCACTCAAGCCGATATAACGGATTTTACCTTCACGCACTAAATCCGCCAGCGCGCCAATGGTATCTTCAATCGGTACAGCAGGATCGGCGCGATGCTGATAATAAAGGTCAATTACATCGGTTTGCAGGCGTTTTAGGCTACCTTCCACTGACTTGCGAATATAGTCCGGATGTCCGTTTGTGCCTCTGGCATGAGGATTCGTCGGGTCACGAACGATGCCAAACTTAGTTGCCAGGAATACCTGATTGCGACGCCCCTGCAATGCTCTGCCCAGTAGTTCCTCATTGGTATAAGGGCCATACATGTCGGCGGTATCAAGCATGGTCACCCCTAGCTCAAGCGCGCGGTCCAGCGTCGCCAGCGACTCTTTCTCGTCCATATTGCCGGTGTAAAATTCGCTCATCCCCATGCAGCCTAAACCCAGCGCCGAGACCATTGGACCGTTTTTGCCTAATTTACGTTGTTGCATGTTTATTCCCTCTGATTGTTCCGTCGATGAAAATCAGTTTGGTTGTTTACCGCTCAAAGATAAATCCGCTAATCTGTGCAACACTGTTCAGAAATCGCAAACAATGAGAAACCAGCGTGGATCAGATTCAGGCGATGCGGATTTTTACCCGCATAACAGAGTTGGGTAGCTTTACACGCGCGGCGGAAGATCTCGATTTACCGCGCGCCACGGTAAGCACCACTTTAAAGATGCTCGAGCAACGTCTTGGGGTGCGACTTTTTCTGCGAACCACGCGACAGGTGAAAATTACCGAGGAAGGCGAGCAATATTATCAGCGCTGCCTGCAACTGCTGGCGGCATTCGACGAGGCGCACAATCTGTTTGCACACCATCAGGCACAGCCTGAAGGCCATGTACGCATTGATATGCCCCATTCTGCGGCGCGTGAAATCGTGCTGCCCGCGCTACAAGAGTTTTCCGCGCGCTATCCGCTGATAAGCCTTACCGTCAGCGCTAATGATAATGCGGTTGATCTGCTGCATCAGGGTGTCGATTGCGTGATCCGCGCATGGCCTGCGGAAAACGAGAATCTTCAGTCGCGACCTATCGCCATGCTGGAGCAGATTACCTGTGCCTCGAGGGATTATTTGCAGCGCTACGGCGTGCCCGTCAACATTGCTGATCTTAAGCAGCATCGGGCCGTAGCTTATTTTTTTGCCCACCAACGCCCCGAATCGCA contains the following coding sequences:
- a CDS encoding TatD family hydrolase, with product MKPDFIDTHCHFDFPPFTGNETHSLQLAGEAGVNQLIVPAVEADRFERILMLAKDHPQVFAALGLHPICIERHNEASLASLTEHLATRDNKLVAIGETGLDLYMENPDFEKQQWLLKEQFKLAKLHDLPLILHSRRTHDPLSAMLRKADLPATGVVHGFAGSLSQAQAFVRLGFAIGVGGTITYERAHKTRQVMAQLPLSCLLLETDAPDMPLQGFQGQPNRPERAAQVFKALCELRAESTEKIADALMKNTRRVFNLLA
- a CDS encoding patatin family protein codes for the protein MGYRIPVTLGNIEPLAYKPYLPGKIALVCEGGGQRGIFTAGVLDEFQRAGFNPFDLLIGTSAGAQNLSAYVCGQAGYARRVITRYTTSPQFFNPLRFVRGGHLIDLDWYIDAISQSMPLAIDSAEKLLIDGREFLMCACRSDDYTPNYFAPTRESWLPVIKASSAIPGFYRMGVDLDGVSYQDGGISDAIPVEEAYRRGADTIVVIRTVPSAMFYTPQWMKRMEQWLSESSLQQLVHMVQHHEQSYYRIQQFIENPPGDLRIFEIFPPKPLASHALGSRLPALNQDYHLGRRCARYFLSIASHWLLPREKDQPMPIMTPRPIRRPSIIVPPTVSPEIELPVSAAANQSDLNQRESIEVDQILPDQIALADINLDNTVRPALSAFKDEAARVVISPIADSVVADPPFKVDPTVAAKGIEGEGDKL
- the deoC gene encoding deoxyribose-phosphate aldolase: MTDLTAAAQRALSLMDLTTLNNDDTDAKVIALCEMAKSPAGNTAAICIYPRFIPIARKTLRDQGTPEIRIATVTNFPHGNDDIEIAVTETRAAIAYGADEVDVVFPYRALIAGNEKVGFELVKQCAEACHAANILLKVIIETGELKQESLIRKASEIAIGAGADFIKTSTGKVPENATLQSAELMLQVIKDMNVAQSVGFKPAGGVKTAEDAAQYLALADNILGREWADARHFRFGASSLLASLLTTLGHQGQKSGSGY
- a CDS encoding DUF1328 domain-containing protein, giving the protein MFRWGIIFLVIALIAAALGFGGLAGTAAWAAKVVFVVGIILFLVSLFTGRKRL
- a CDS encoding DNA polymerase III subunit psi, which codes for MASRRDWLLQQLGITQWTLRRPTVLQGEVAVSLPDQTKLLIVADVLPLEGDLLVKDVIRSLNLHDSQVYCLQTEQVAMLPEDTHCNTWRLGISEPLTVAGAQLSSPALAELSQDAGAKRALWQQICENEQHFYPDPRGSDARL
- the rimI gene encoding ribosomal protein S18-alanine N-acetyltransferase, encoding MNNISILTPADLTRAFEIEQASHAFPWSEKTFATNQGERYINLKLEQQGKMVGFAIVQTVLDEATLFNIAIDPAYQRQGLGRILLEEILAQLETRDVFTLWLEVRASNRGAISLYESMGFNEVSIRRNYYPAASGREDAIIMALPIG
- the tsgA gene encoding MFS transporter TsgA is translated as MTKSNRLLLTWISFFSYGLTGALVIVTGMVMGNIAEYFGLPVSSMSNTFTFLNAGILIAIFLNAWLMEVIPLKRQLIFGFVLMVLAVAGLMLSKNISVFSLCMFVLGMVSGITMSIGTFLITSIYEGRQRGSRLLFTDSFFSMAGMIFPVVAGMLLARSIGWYWVYACIGVLYLAIFVLTLIADFPVLGKKAETLSKPVEKEKWGVGVLFLSIAALCYILGQLGFIQWVPEYVTKTFNLDINQAGKLVSDFWLSYMIGMWVFSVVLRFFDLQRIVTLLTLLATVAMYLFISTTNVDHLTYAILALGFVSSAIYTTIITLGSLQTKVSSPKLVNFILTCGTVGTMLTFVVTGPIVAKNGAHAALATANGLYLVVFVMCLILGLVTKHRSHGHE
- the osmY gene encoding molecular chaperone OsmY, whose translation is MKKSNFAYSMMAVVLGTALMSGSALAASTDSTTDSAGAKIDSSMSKVDSYMSDSATTAKVKSALVDDKAIKSTDISVKTNKGVVTLSGFVGSQAEGEQAVAVATKVEGVKSVSDKLHTKDSKTQSVGGYAGDTATTTSIKAKLLADDLVPSRMVKVETTDGVVQLSGTVKDQAQSDRAESVAKTVSGVKSVKNDLKVQP
- the rsmC gene encoding 16S rRNA (guanine(1207)-N(2))-methyltransferase RsmC: MSALTPASEVILRHSDDFTGRRVLFAGDLQDDLPADFDAENVRVHTNQYHHWQMLSASLKDDVQFGLVADAEFIAASDLLIYYWPKSKQEAKFQLFNLLSTLPLGIDVFVVGENRSGVRSAEEILSEFCQLDKIDSARRCGLYHGRLEKQPEFDAEDWWQTYMVEEVTIKTLPGVFSREGLDSGSLLLINSFEEPIKGKVLDIASGSGVLASVLATYSPKMKVTLSDVGAAALAASRATLEANGLTGEVIASNVYSDIKGRFDMIISNPPFHEGLQTSLHASEQLIRGAVNHLNIGGKLRIVANAFLPYAALLDATFGNHEVLAQNGRFKVYEATRGRPPRDDKKKKR
- the prfC gene encoding peptide chain release factor 3, yielding MSPSEYALEVAKRRTFAIISHPDAGKTTITEKVLLFGNAIQTAGTVKGRGSNNHAKSDWMEMEKQRGISITTSVMQFPYHNALVNLLDTPGHEDFSEDTYRTLTAVDCCLMVIDAAKGVEDRTRKLMEVTRLRDTPILTFMNKLDRDIRDPMEVMDEVERELKIACSPITWPIGCGKLFKGVYHLYKDETYLYQTGKGHTIQEVRIVKGLSNPDLDAAIGEELAIQLRSELELVQGASHEFDHEAFLSGDLTPVFFGTALGNFGVDHMLDGLVEWAPAPQPRNTDVREVVAADEKFTGFVFKIQANMDPKHRDRVAFMRVVSGRYEKGMKLRQVRTGKDVVISDALTFMAGDRSHVEEAFPGDIIGLHNHGTIQIGDTFTQGENMKFTGIPNFAPELFRRIRLRDPLKQKQLLKGLVQLSEEGAVQVFRPLINNDLIVGAVGVLQFEVVVARLKSEYNVEAIYESVNVSTARWVECSDVKKFEDFKRKCEVNLALDGGDNLTYVAPSMVNLNLTKERYPEVDFRKTREH